A region of Candidatus Protochlamydia phocaeensis DNA encodes the following proteins:
- the lpdA gene encoding dihydrolipoyl dehydrogenase, producing the protein MAKHYELAIIGAGPGGYVAAIRAAQLGFKTVCIDKRETLGGTCLNVGCIPSKALLQSTELLARVQRNGKELGIDCSDLRYSFRQMMDRKKHVVKSLVDGIAGLFKKNQVDFIQGEAEFINPHLLKVKKGEQTEEIEADSIILATGSEPIALPFLPFDERQIVSSTGALSLPQVPERLVVIGGGVIGVELASVYSRLGASVTVVEMLDHICPAMDKTLSKQLLQVLQKQGIQFHLSTKVATAVVQPDEVILTIEGNEELRNLSAQVVLVAVGRRPYSSGLGLEKIGIQPDRRGFVPVDANLRTAHSHIFAIGDLIDGSMLAHRASEEGVAVVEWLKGGQPLINYMAIPNVIYTDPEVAAVGMTEQDAREAGLAVLVGTSFFKGNPRARCSDETEGLVKIVGDQQSGRLVGMHIIGAHASELIAEGMMAMQKRATLKEIGEAPNAHPTLSEAIKEAALHALGRPIHL; encoded by the coding sequence ATGGCAAAGCACTATGAATTGGCAATTATTGGAGCGGGGCCTGGCGGCTATGTTGCTGCCATTCGAGCAGCACAGCTTGGATTTAAAACGGTTTGCATCGACAAACGGGAGACATTGGGCGGGACTTGCTTAAACGTGGGATGCATTCCTTCTAAAGCCCTCTTGCAATCGACAGAACTTTTGGCGCGCGTACAGCGCAATGGCAAAGAATTAGGGATCGATTGCTCGGATTTACGCTATTCTTTCCGCCAAATGATGGATAGGAAAAAACACGTCGTGAAGAGCTTAGTCGACGGTATCGCAGGGTTATTTAAGAAGAATCAAGTGGATTTTATCCAAGGCGAGGCGGAGTTTATCAATCCCCATCTTTTAAAGGTAAAAAAAGGAGAGCAAACGGAAGAAATTGAGGCGGATTCTATTATTTTAGCTACAGGCTCAGAACCGATCGCCCTGCCCTTTCTTCCCTTTGATGAGCGGCAGATCGTTTCTTCCACAGGAGCATTAAGCTTGCCCCAAGTTCCGGAACGGTTAGTTGTGATAGGGGGAGGAGTTATCGGAGTTGAACTGGCATCTGTCTATAGCCGTTTAGGCGCTTCTGTGACTGTTGTCGAAATGTTGGACCATATTTGTCCGGCCATGGACAAGACTCTGTCCAAGCAGCTTTTGCAGGTTTTGCAAAAGCAAGGCATCCAATTCCATTTATCCACTAAAGTGGCTACAGCCGTTGTCCAACCAGATGAGGTCATTTTGACTATTGAAGGGAATGAGGAGCTACGTAATCTAAGCGCTCAAGTTGTCTTGGTCGCCGTTGGAAGACGGCCTTATAGCAGCGGATTGGGATTGGAAAAAATTGGCATTCAGCCGGACCGCCGCGGGTTTGTGCCGGTCGATGCGAATTTGCGTACTGCGCACTCTCATATTTTTGCTATCGGCGATTTGATCGATGGCTCCATGCTGGCCCATCGCGCCTCGGAAGAAGGCGTGGCCGTGGTCGAATGGTTAAAAGGCGGGCAGCCGCTTATCAATTACATGGCGATTCCAAATGTCATTTATACCGATCCCGAAGTGGCGGCTGTCGGTATGACGGAACAAGACGCGCGCGAGGCTGGATTAGCCGTTCTCGTTGGAACAAGCTTTTTTAAAGGCAATCCACGTGCACGCTGCAGTGACGAGACAGAAGGATTAGTCAAAATTGTCGGTGATCAGCAATCCGGCAGGCTAGTGGGAATGCATATTATCGGCGCGCATGCATCGGAATTGATTGCCGAGGGAATGATGGCCATGCAAAAGCGAGCGACATTGAAAGAAATCGGAGAGGCGCCAAATGCCCATCCGACTCTCAGTGAAGCCATTAAAGAGGCCGCCCTTCATGCATTGGGACGGCCTATTCATCTTTAA
- the odhB gene encoding 2-oxoglutarate dehydrogenase complex dihydrolipoyllysine-residue succinyltransferase: MKSEIKIPSMGESISEAVIGQVFAPDGTIVKADGELLELETDKVNQVLYAPQTGRVALSVKTGDTVKIGQVIGTIEEAPQEKSQAPSSAETMAKEIPKEKEGKDERKRPVAEQQAEARPESFQQEQAPIRQTKAAFLADLQTAQKEQRPAPSRQEGKAQAAASSKEQQVRRETRKPLSKIRKVIASRLVEAQQTTAMLTTFNEVDMSQIVQLREKYQEKFTKKYGTKLGFMSFFVKAVVSALQAYPQVNSYLEGDDIVQREYYDIGVAVGTDRGTIVPVIRNCDRLTFFQIEQAIDVFAKKAREGSIAIEDLQGGGFTITNGGVYGSLLSTPILNPPQCGILGMHKIEKRPVVVDDQIVIRPMMYLALSYDHRLIDGKDSVSFLVHIKNQLEDPSRLLLDL; encoded by the coding sequence ATGAAAAGCGAGATTAAAATTCCCTCTATGGGAGAGTCGATTTCCGAAGCGGTCATTGGGCAAGTTTTTGCTCCTGATGGAACAATCGTCAAAGCCGATGGCGAATTGCTTGAATTGGAAACGGATAAAGTCAATCAGGTTCTGTATGCTCCTCAGACTGGAAGGGTTGCCCTGTCTGTCAAAACAGGGGATACGGTCAAGATCGGCCAGGTCATCGGAACAATAGAAGAGGCTCCTCAGGAAAAATCCCAAGCTCCTTCCAGTGCGGAAACAATGGCAAAAGAAATCCCAAAAGAAAAAGAAGGCAAGGACGAGCGCAAGAGACCAGTAGCAGAGCAACAGGCGGAGGCTAGGCCGGAATCCTTTCAACAAGAGCAAGCTCCCATTCGACAGACTAAAGCGGCTTTTTTGGCTGATTTACAGACGGCCCAAAAGGAGCAAAGGCCGGCTCCAAGCCGGCAAGAAGGGAAGGCTCAGGCTGCTGCTTCAAGCAAAGAACAGCAAGTGCGAAGGGAAACGCGCAAGCCTTTATCAAAAATCCGCAAGGTCATTGCCAGCCGCCTAGTCGAGGCACAGCAGACCACAGCCATGCTGACGACTTTTAATGAAGTCGACATGTCGCAGATCGTCCAATTGAGAGAGAAATATCAGGAAAAATTCACCAAAAAATATGGAACGAAGCTGGGTTTTATGTCTTTTTTTGTCAAAGCTGTCGTTTCGGCTTTGCAGGCCTATCCTCAAGTCAATTCTTATCTTGAAGGGGATGACATCGTCCAGCGCGAATATTACGATATTGGTGTTGCAGTCGGGACAGACCGTGGAACCATTGTGCCTGTCATACGCAATTGCGACCGCTTGACTTTTTTCCAGATCGAACAGGCTATTGATGTCTTTGCCAAGAAAGCTAGAGAGGGCAGCATTGCAATTGAGGATTTGCAGGGAGGGGGATTTACCATTACTAATGGCGGAGTTTATGGTTCTCTTTTATCCACTCCCATTCTAAATCCACCCCAATGCGGCATTTTAGGCATGCATAAAATTGAAAAGCGGCCGGTTGTCGTTGACGATCAAATTGTCATTCGGCCCATGATGTATTTGGCTTTAAGCTATGATCATCGTTTAATTGATGGCAAAGATTCGGTTTCTTTTCTTGTTCATATTAAAAATCAGTTGGAAGATCCTTCCCGCTTGCTTTTAGATTTATAA
- a CDS encoding dienelactone hydrolase family protein — protein sequence MIHHEEVTYHIGVETFKGFLAYREEAPDQKRPAVLIAPTWMGRDEFACQKARALAELGYIGFALDPYGNGKVAKDADEAMSLMAPLFADRALLQARMKAALGALRQIDLVDAGRIGVIGFCFGGLASIELLRSGASIKGAVSFHGVLGSHRDNIQAKTVPIATPVHGALLVLHGYHDPLVSQADILHLEKEMTDAQVDWQFNTYGLAGHSFTTPNQHDKESGLYFEPKANARSWSAMKRFFEEIFA from the coding sequence ATGATCCACCACGAAGAGGTGACTTATCATATAGGGGTTGAAACATTTAAAGGTTTTTTGGCTTATCGGGAAGAAGCCCCGGACCAGAAACGCCCGGCTGTACTTATTGCCCCTACTTGGATGGGCCGGGATGAGTTTGCATGTCAAAAGGCGCGTGCGCTTGCCGAATTGGGCTATATCGGTTTTGCGCTCGATCCTTATGGCAATGGCAAGGTGGCTAAAGATGCCGACGAGGCGATGTCTTTAATGGCTCCCTTGTTTGCCGACAGAGCTCTTTTGCAGGCGCGCATGAAAGCAGCCTTAGGAGCGCTGCGCCAGATAGACTTAGTGGATGCGGGAAGAATAGGCGTGATTGGTTTTTGCTTTGGAGGCTTGGCCTCTATTGAATTGCTGCGCAGCGGCGCTTCCATTAAAGGGGCTGTCAGCTTTCATGGAGTTTTAGGCAGCCACAGAGATAATATTCAAGCTAAAACCGTTCCCATCGCCACTCCTGTCCATGGAGCCTTATTAGTCCTGCACGGCTATCATGATCCGCTGGTTTCTCAAGCAGACATTCTTCATTTGGAAAAAGAAATGACGGATGCTCAAGTGGATTGGCAATTCAATACATACGGCTTAGCCGGGCATTCTTTCACAACTCCCAATCAACATGATAAAGAAAGCGGCTTGTATTTTGAGCCCAAAGCCAATGCGCGTTCCTGGTCAGCCATGAAACGCTTCTTCGAAGAGATCTTTGCTTGA
- a CDS encoding 2-oxoglutarate dehydrogenase E1 component yields the protein MNVNQTLEGETANLALLESLYQQYQTNPAQLSLSWQRYFEALDRQGVEAKIGLKPALSVKDGISASKEDVSAAAVDSRIFQLIEAYRRNGHLMAHVNPLVSQPPEEPESLRLDRLGFEERDLKRFFPTFGLLPQGQAPLSSLLDALRNLYCRHIGFEYKYGSNPDLENWLQNYIEKEFFKTGLSPEQKRLTLEYLNRSELLETFLHTKYVGQKRFSLEGTETLIPMLALMLESASEEGVEEAVLGMAHRGRLNVLTNILNKSFQLVFNEFEDNYIPESFEGMGDVKYHKGFKGHYARLNAKKIRLTVSPNPSHLESVDSVVEGMTRAKQFLEKDEEDRKKVIPILIHGDAALSGQGVVYETLQLAKLPGYATGGTIHLVINNQIGFTTIPRDLRSTVYCTDIAKAFGLPVFHVNAEDPDSCVQVALLALLVRQRFHCDVFIDLNGYRKYGHNESDEPAFTQPIEYRVIRNKRPIREIYRNRLIEQGIVQKGEMDEWEERFKLGLQEAHAHQKEHLTSVGQNQDLMSIPSNQALFDPIETGVAKDVLVALAERFCAVPNGFHLHAKLDHLIKERLKMVKEDKPIDWGMAEYLAYATLLWEGTPVRLSGQDCCRGTFSHRHAMWIDQQREEIEYYPLNHLKDGQGRFEVFNSPLSEMAILGFEYGYSVVCPQGLTIWEAQFGDFGNGAQVIIDQYIASGEQKWGQRSKLVLFLPHGYEGQGPEHSSGRLERFLTLAGHDNMQIVNPTTPAQFFHLLRRQIHRDIEKPLIVFTPKGLLRHPAATSRLDELTQGSFQEILGDPLPKPQGVRRLVLCSGRIYYDLLTKREKDQRKDVAFIRLEQLYPLNARRLIALLSLYTGLQDCLWVQEEPQNMGAWSYIYPCLNELLPRGLPLFYVGRERSATPATGSHSRHEQEHTNILQQVFQL from the coding sequence ATGAATGTCAATCAAACACTAGAAGGAGAGACGGCCAATCTTGCTCTTCTTGAAAGTTTGTACCAGCAATATCAAACTAATCCGGCTCAACTTAGCCTGTCGTGGCAGCGCTACTTCGAAGCGCTAGATCGGCAAGGAGTTGAAGCGAAAATTGGCTTAAAGCCTGCTCTTTCCGTCAAAGATGGCATTTCCGCAAGCAAAGAAGACGTCTCTGCAGCTGCCGTTGATAGCCGCATTTTTCAGTTAATTGAGGCCTATCGCCGAAATGGACACTTGATGGCCCACGTCAATCCGTTGGTTTCGCAGCCTCCTGAAGAACCGGAAAGCTTAAGATTGGATCGGTTGGGATTTGAAGAGAGAGATCTCAAGCGGTTTTTTCCCACCTTCGGCCTCCTTCCGCAAGGGCAAGCGCCGCTTAGTTCCTTGCTGGACGCCTTGCGCAATCTCTATTGCCGCCATATTGGATTTGAATATAAATATGGGTCCAATCCCGATTTGGAAAATTGGCTGCAAAATTATATTGAAAAAGAATTTTTTAAAACGGGACTTTCTCCTGAACAAAAACGGCTGACTTTAGAATATTTAAACCGTTCCGAACTACTTGAAACATTCCTTCACACCAAATATGTCGGCCAAAAGCGCTTTTCTCTGGAAGGAACGGAAACCCTTATTCCCATGCTGGCCCTTATGCTCGAATCCGCTTCCGAAGAAGGCGTGGAAGAGGCTGTCCTGGGGATGGCGCATCGCGGCCGCTTGAATGTGCTGACCAATATTTTAAATAAGTCCTTTCAATTGGTTTTCAATGAATTTGAGGATAACTACATTCCGGAATCTTTTGAAGGTATGGGAGATGTCAAGTATCATAAGGGATTTAAAGGTCATTATGCGCGGTTAAATGCCAAGAAGATACGCCTGACGGTGAGCCCAAATCCCAGTCATTTGGAATCGGTCGATAGCGTTGTCGAGGGGATGACAAGGGCAAAGCAATTCTTAGAAAAAGATGAAGAGGATAGAAAAAAAGTCATTCCTATTCTTATTCATGGCGATGCCGCCTTGTCCGGCCAAGGTGTTGTATATGAAACGCTGCAATTGGCCAAATTGCCTGGTTATGCAACAGGAGGGACTATCCATCTTGTCATCAACAATCAAATTGGATTTACAACAATCCCGCGCGACTTGCGCTCTACAGTTTATTGCACGGATATTGCCAAAGCTTTCGGTTTGCCCGTCTTCCACGTCAATGCAGAAGATCCCGATAGCTGCGTTCAAGTTGCGCTATTGGCCTTGCTCGTCCGCCAACGCTTCCACTGCGATGTCTTCATTGATTTGAATGGCTATCGCAAATACGGTCACAATGAAAGCGATGAGCCTGCTTTTACTCAACCCATTGAATATCGAGTGATTAGAAATAAAAGGCCTATCAGAGAAATTTATCGCAATCGCTTAATCGAACAGGGAATTGTCCAAAAAGGAGAAATGGACGAATGGGAAGAGCGGTTTAAGCTAGGGTTGCAAGAGGCGCACGCTCATCAAAAAGAGCATTTAACATCTGTGGGACAAAATCAAGATCTCATGTCCATTCCAAGCAATCAAGCGCTTTTTGATCCTATCGAAACGGGTGTGGCAAAGGATGTATTAGTTGCCCTGGCAGAGCGTTTCTGCGCTGTTCCTAATGGATTTCATCTGCATGCGAAGCTTGATCATTTGATCAAAGAACGCTTAAAAATGGTGAAAGAGGATAAACCTATCGATTGGGGGATGGCTGAATACTTAGCTTATGCCACCTTGCTTTGGGAAGGCACTCCCGTGCGTTTATCCGGGCAAGATTGTTGCCGGGGAACCTTTAGCCATCGCCATGCCATGTGGATAGATCAGCAGAGAGAAGAAATAGAATATTATCCTTTGAACCACCTAAAAGATGGGCAGGGGCGTTTTGAAGTATTTAATTCGCCTTTATCGGAAATGGCCATCCTCGGATTTGAATATGGCTATAGCGTGGTTTGTCCGCAAGGCCTGACTATCTGGGAAGCCCAATTTGGTGACTTTGGCAATGGCGCTCAAGTCATTATTGATCAATATATTGCAAGCGGAGAGCAGAAATGGGGACAGCGCTCCAAGCTTGTGCTTTTTCTACCGCATGGCTATGAGGGGCAAGGGCCGGAGCACTCTTCAGGTCGTCTGGAACGTTTTTTAACGCTCGCCGGTCACGACAATATGCAAATTGTCAATCCTACTACTCCAGCTCAGTTCTTTCATTTACTGCGGCGCCAAATCCATCGCGACATTGAAAAGCCTCTGATCGTTTTTACTCCAAAAGGGCTTCTACGCCATCCTGCTGCGACGAGCCGCTTAGATGAGTTGACGCAGGGAAGTTTTCAAGAAATTTTAGGCGATCCCTTGCCAAAGCCGCAAGGCGTGCGCCGTTTAGTTCTTTGCAGCGGGCGCATCTACTATGATTTGCTGACTAAACGGGAAAAGGATCAAAGAAAAGACGTTGCCTTTATTCGCTTAGAACAGCTCTATCCATTAAACGCCCGCCGTTTAATCGCCTTGCTTTCTCTTTATACAGGATTGCAGGATTGTTTATGGGTGCAGGAAGAACCGCAAAATATGGGGGCATGGTCCTATATTTACCCTTGCTTGAACGAGCTTCTTCCTAGGGGGCTTCCTCTTTTTTATGTAGGAAGAGAGCGCAGCGCAACTCCTGCCACGGGATCCCATTCCCGTCATGAACAAGAGCATACCAATATCTTACAACAGGTCTTTCAGCTATGA
- a CDS encoding 2Fe-2S iron-sulfur cluster-binding protein, whose product MAKLIFDHNEEEVELPDDSPIAEACEEAGVPFACTEGVCGTCVIEVKEGKENLSAPTKEEEDFLGEGTCHERLACQCRIKKGNVRVSF is encoded by the coding sequence ATGGCTAAATTAATTTTTGATCATAATGAAGAAGAAGTCGAATTACCAGATGATTCTCCCATTGCTGAAGCGTGCGAAGAAGCTGGTGTTCCATTTGCCTGTACGGAAGGTGTATGCGGCACATGCGTCATTGAAGTAAAAGAGGGAAAAGAGAACTTATCTGCTCCGACAAAAGAAGAAGAAGATTTCCTTGGCGAAGGCACTTGCCATGAGCGTTTGGCCTGTCAATGCCGTATTAAGAAAGGGAACGTACGCGTTTCTTTTTAA
- a CDS encoding iron-sulfur cluster assembly accessory protein has translation MSCCSRPKKEEEHSHSHSHSSCCGSHSHKDHSHEHSHSHSHSHGDSCCSAPKKSNESAKKISRQMTIEEILGMFPYKAQKLSQEITNAGLHCVGCHAAVWETLEGGMLSHGKTEEQIDELVRRLNVLLEEPIDQSSICITSRGAAKFLEILNDEGKQGWGMRFAEEMAGCNGFEYVLDFSEKAEADDQVFVSNGIEIHVKKAMVPRLLGSEIDFVDGLRGSGFKISNPNVRSSCGCGSSHNY, from the coding sequence ATGTCTTGTTGTTCACGTCCAAAAAAAGAAGAAGAGCATTCTCATTCTCATTCACACTCTTCTTGCTGCGGCTCTCATAGCCACAAAGACCATTCGCATGAGCATTCTCATTCTCATTCTCATTCACATGGCGATTCTTGCTGTTCGGCTCCAAAAAAATCTAACGAGTCAGCAAAAAAAATTAGCCGTCAAATGACCATCGAAGAAATTTTGGGCATGTTCCCTTACAAAGCTCAGAAGCTTTCTCAAGAAATCACCAATGCAGGCCTGCACTGCGTCGGCTGCCATGCTGCTGTATGGGAAACGCTGGAAGGTGGAATGCTTAGCCACGGCAAAACTGAAGAGCAAATCGATGAGCTCGTCCGCCGTTTGAATGTTTTATTGGAAGAGCCGATCGATCAATCTTCTATCTGCATTACGTCAAGAGGCGCTGCCAAGTTTTTAGAAATTCTAAATGACGAAGGCAAGCAAGGCTGGGGCATGCGTTTTGCCGAAGAAATGGCTGGATGCAATGGATTTGAATATGTCCTGGATTTCTCTGAGAAAGCCGAGGCAGATGATCAAGTATTTGTATCCAATGGCATTGAAATCCATGTCAAGAAAGCGATGGTTCCCCGCCTACTTGGATCTGAAATCGATTTCGTTGACGGTCTTCGCGGATCCGGCTTCAAAATTTCAAATCCAAATGTCCGCTCTTCTTGCGGCTGCGGAAGCTCCCATAACTATTAA
- a CDS encoding leucine-rich repeat domain-containing protein has translation MQVFHSNFHPFVFDRAANSFQLVDQTENGRKCYYQIKNSHLCLVDRIGQIALVVYKIISNLFTGSFSLSSDTKAYWREGIYGKKEIIVVVANPTGLTFPIQCSQYDLSHFIYYASRLTRNNTNLHLGRVHLAALSNSIEHLTALESLSMSNELRGLPDSIGHLGNLRELWLNGNQLQKLPDSIGDLAALQYLYVSNNRLEELPDTVGHLGNLQNLFLSDNSLQSIPETIGQLESLQELRINGNQLRELPDSIGHLGNLHYLFSRNNRLRQIPDSIGQLTNLQQVDFQNNQLQEIPDSLGHLTRLSYLDLSHNRLQTVPETLYRLPASCRVILQGNPFSEQVIEQALIRMQNENYQGPQIIFSWQDRRRIISREQEGDLKAVLVNWCDEQCKQKLLERLSSMQKPVLFDWLKRLIEIASYRTQMQTVKDNVQELLSWMVEEADEGKLQIAYQIMADATGTCGDRVELSYNLLCLHVKMCQSGNLSLQELKALLIGAERYDRLNRIAEQKCRQMHIVDQIEVHLFYEIKLKDELKLPLEAKEMLYERLADVTAEDIEAAKAQILAETGPDKQGELLLKHPVWKAALQKCAGFAEIDQACQERKAEALSQLEDSDSAAEQFYQTFQEKEKTVWNPYYILTQQILREEEAA, from the coding sequence ATGCAAGTTTTCCATTCTAACTTTCACCCTTTTGTATTTGATCGGGCAGCAAATTCTTTTCAATTAGTCGATCAAACCGAGAATGGAAGAAAATGCTATTATCAAATTAAAAACAGTCATCTTTGTTTAGTAGATCGGATTGGCCAGATAGCCCTTGTTGTATACAAGATTATTTCGAATTTGTTCACTGGATCGTTTTCTTTATCTTCAGACACAAAAGCATACTGGAGAGAAGGCATCTACGGAAAAAAGGAAATTATTGTTGTGGTTGCCAATCCAACCGGTTTAACCTTTCCTATCCAGTGCAGCCAATATGACCTCAGTCATTTTATTTATTATGCTTCTCGATTAACTAGAAATAATACCAATCTCCATCTTGGACGGGTTCATCTTGCTGCCCTTTCAAATAGCATTGAGCATTTAACTGCTCTTGAAAGTTTATCTATGAGTAATGAGCTTCGAGGACTTCCAGATAGCATCGGTCATTTGGGCAATCTTCGAGAATTATGGCTTAATGGCAATCAGCTTCAGAAACTTCCGGACAGTATAGGTGATTTAGCCGCTCTTCAATATTTATATGTTTCGAATAATCGGCTTGAGGAGCTTCCGGACACTGTCGGTCATTTGGGCAATCTTCAAAATTTATTTCTTTCGGACAATTCGCTTCAATCCATTCCGGAGACTATAGGCCAATTAGAGAGTCTTCAAGAATTGAGAATTAACGGAAATCAGCTCCGGGAGCTTCCAGATAGCATCGGTCATTTGGGCAATCTTCACTATTTGTTTAGTCGTAATAATCGGCTTCGGCAGATTCCAGATAGCATCGGTCAGTTGACCAATCTTCAACAGGTAGATTTTCAAAATAATCAGCTTCAGGAAATTCCAGACAGTTTAGGTCATTTAACCAGACTCAGCTATTTAGATCTTAGTCATAATCGGCTTCAAACAGTTCCGGAAACTCTTTATCGTCTTCCTGCATCATGCAGAGTGATATTACAGGGAAATCCTTTTAGCGAGCAGGTGATCGAACAAGCTCTCATTAGAATGCAAAATGAAAATTATCAAGGACCTCAAATTATTTTCTCTTGGCAAGATCGAAGAAGAATTATTTCAAGAGAACAAGAAGGGGACTTAAAAGCTGTTTTGGTGAATTGGTGCGATGAGCAGTGCAAACAAAAGCTACTAGAGCGCTTGTCCTCTATGCAGAAGCCTGTTTTATTTGACTGGCTAAAGCGATTAATTGAAATAGCCAGTTATCGTACTCAAATGCAAACGGTCAAAGATAACGTTCAAGAGTTATTGAGTTGGATGGTGGAAGAGGCGGATGAAGGGAAGTTGCAAATAGCTTATCAAATCATGGCTGATGCGACAGGGACTTGCGGGGATAGGGTTGAATTGAGCTATAATCTCCTTTGCCTGCATGTCAAAATGTGCCAAAGCGGCAATCTTAGCTTGCAAGAGCTCAAAGCGCTCCTTATTGGAGCCGAGCGCTATGACAGGCTCAACCGCATCGCCGAACAAAAATGCCGGCAGATGCACATTGTGGATCAAATTGAAGTCCATCTTTTCTATGAAATCAAGTTAAAAGACGAACTGAAACTTCCCTTAGAAGCGAAAGAAATGCTCTATGAGCGCTTAGCCGATGTGACAGCGGAAGATATTGAAGCGGCCAAAGCGCAAATCTTAGCTGAAACAGGTCCGGACAAACAAGGCGAGCTTTTGCTAAAGCATCCGGTTTGGAAAGCAGCCCTTCAAAAATGCGCCGGTTTTGCCGAAATCGACCAAGCCTGCCAAGAGCGGAAGGCAGAGGCGCTTAGCCAGCTAGAAGATAGCGACTCAGCTGCTGAACAGTTTTACCAAACTTTTCAAGAGAAGGAAAAAACGGTATGGAATCCTTATTATATCCTGACTCAGCAAATCCTAAGGGAGGAAGAAGCGGCTTAA